Part of the bacterium genome is shown below.
AAAGCAATCGTAAAGATACCGACCTCGATTTGCGGTGAATGCGCTAACACGATCAAGACCGCGGTTATGAAACTCGACGGTATTAAAAATGTCGACGTGAATACGGATACTAAATTGGCCATGATCGAATTTATTCCTGCATCGGTTAAAGTCTCTGAAATCGAGGATGCTATCGTTATGTCGGGTTACGGAGCCAACGACAAGGCTGCAAATAAAGAAGCATTTGAAAAATTACCCGACTGCTGCCGAAAAGAAGAAAAATAGTTCATCATAACATAGCTCCGGACTTAAAGAGAATGCCGCTCGGCGTTCTCTTTTTATTTTGTAAAACATGAAATCATTTATTAAACAATTTTTTGAGATCAACGGCTCCGAAGTCCGGGAATCGCGCAACCGGATCTCTGTAAAGCTATCCGATGAATTGCGAGAGTATTTCAGTCTGGATGAATTGCAGTTAGTATTTGATGCAAAAGACGTAGACGAAAAGAGTGAGTTGGTCACTCACGGGAGTTACGTACTCAATACAATATATAATTATCTTCAGGACCGCGGCGGTAAGATCGTCAGCCGCCTGGATGACCGCTACCAGCCGACGCGCGACGAACTGCTTAATTGCATTAAACTCGACCACGGCAAGGTCACGTCTTTAAAGTCAAAAAAAGAAAAAGTCGTCGATATTCTGTTCAACTTCAAAGTCACGTATTTATCAGACGAAAAACTTGAGGATATCTTCACTTTGGGCGTTGATGGTACAGGAGCCGTTTTTGAATCTGGCGAATATTACACGAATGCGGTAATGAAAGATGTGGTGCCTCTCCAGCAAAAAGGCAGTATCGAATTATCACGCAAAGATCTGGAAATTCAATTTCGTGAATGCCTGAAAGCCGCATCGGAACGGGCCCAGGAATACGGTAAAAGCTTACAAAACGAGATATTAAAACGTCTGCACCGTAACGTATCCCGCATCAAAGGTTATTATACTGCGCAGATACAGGAACTACACCGCAATCAGCCCAGTTATGAAGAAAAACGAATTCACCTTGAGCGTGAAAATGAACTAAAGCTCAAAGAAGAAATTGATAATCACAAACTCCGCATTGTTTTAAAATTGCTCAGTTACCATATTATCGAACGTTCTGAAATCCGGATTTCTGCAAAATTAGCCTCTCCGTCGTCTGGGCCGGAAGCTCTTCTGGAAATGGTGTATGACCCTTACTTAGGAGAGATAGATTATGGTTCCTGCCCGGTGTGTCATTCCAATATGGAAAGAATTATTCTGAGCGATGACGGGAAAATCGGATGTTCACATTGTTCTTTTGTTTGCTCGACCTGCAAAAAGCATTTCTCGGATCTTCAACATGCGGCAGCGTGCGTTGTCTGCAGTGATCCCCTTTGCTCCAATTGTCAGACGGGATGCCATACCTGTCATCAGCCCGTGTGCGATAAGCACCACCGCGTTTGTGCCGTGGGCGATGAAACGGTCTGTCAGTCGTGTCTAAAAACATGTTGTGTTTGCAAGAAGGACTTGTGCGCCGACCATACATTTGAGTGCCATGCTACGAAGGATACTATTTGCTTTGAACACCGCGTGATCTGCAACGGTTGCCGTAAAATATACTCACCACGGTATGTCCAGCAACTTAGGAAAAATGAAAAAATTTGCCCTAATTGCAAAACTCCATTTTAGAAAAACAAAAAAGGCGTCCGTTTAACGAACGCCTTTCATACTGCTATAGCAAATCAATTAAGCTGAGAAGGAACTCCCGCATCCGCAGGTCTTTACGGCATTAGGATTATTGAATATGAACCCGCGGCCGTTCAATCCGTCCTGGAAATCCAACGTTACACCCTTCATGTATAAAATACTTTTGTAATCCACTACAACTTTAACCGAGTCAAATTCGAACGGCATGTCGTTTTCACTCGTATGCTCATCAAAGGCCAGCGAATATTGAAAACCGGAACAACCGCCGCCTTGTACGCCGATGCGCAAAAAATAATTCTCAGGAATGCTCTGTTCCTTTATAATGTTCTTTATTTCGGCGATGGCTCGCGGA
Proteins encoded:
- the erpA gene encoding iron-sulfur cluster insertion protein ErpA, with the translated sequence MDTMTDVNEQVAQDVVVTPRAIAEIKNIIKEQSIPENYFLRIGVQGGGCSGFQYSLAFDEHTSENDMPFEFDSVKVVVDYKSILYMKGVTLDFQDGLNGRGFIFNNPNAVKTCGCGSSFSA